The Thermoanaerobaculia bacterium DNA segment TCGGCGGCGAGGTCGAAGAGCTCCTCGCTGGCGATCGCGGTCACGCTGGGCGGCTGCAGATCCCGAATCAGCTTGAAGCCGGAGGAAGCGACCGCCTCCTGGCGGAAGTGCAGGCGCTCGAGCCAGGCCGCCGACGACCGCGGCGCCGGCGGCGCGCCACCCCGCAGGAAGGCCGCGAAGCTGCGGCCCTGCAGCTCCGGCGTGAGCGGCAAGCCCGCGAGCTCGAGCAGCGTCGGCGCGATGTCGATCTGGTCGATCGGGAGAGCGACCCTGCGGCCGGCGCCGGGAACTGGGGCACCCCCGGCGTCTCCACTCTCTCCGGCACCGTCCGGCAGGGACCAGAGCAACGGGATCCGCAGCTGCTCCTCGTAGAGCGTACGGCCGTGCTCGACGTTGCCATGGTCGAAGAGCTCCTCGCCGTGATCGGAGAGGAAGAGGACCGACGCCGGCGCGCGCCGCCCGCGCCGGTCGGCCTCCGCCAGAAGCTGAAGGAGATCGGCGAAGCCCTCGTCGGCGTCCGCGACTTCGGCGGCGTAGAGCTCGCCCACCTGGCGCACGATCGCCTCCCCGGGCCCCTGCCCGGGAAGCAGGACGAGCGTGTCGCGCTCCCCCAGTTGACGGTCGGCCGCCGGCGCCCAGCGCGCGCGGTGCTTTGGGGAGGGGCGGTACGGCGCGTGGGTCTCGACGGTGTGCAGGACGAGGAAGAAGGGCATCGCCGCCGGCAAGCTGTCGAAGAACTCCCGTGCCGCCGCGTGCACCGACCGCCAACGCACCTTCTCCGTTTCGGTCCGGCCATGAAGCCAGCGGAAGACGTCGAAGCCCTGGCCGAAGCCGAAGGCCTCGGTGGTGTTGCCGTTGGCCGTGACATAACCCGTCCGATAGCCACGCTCGCGCAGGCGCTCGGCGAGCGTCACGACCTCGTCCGGCAGGCGGCTTTCGACGTCGGTGGCGCCGTGCCGCGGCGGTGCGAGACCGGTGAACAGCGAGGCGACCGCCGGCCGCGTCCACGAGCTCTGGGCGCGCGCCTGTTCGAAGAGCACGGCCCGCTTCGCGAAGCGATCGAGCGCCGGCGTGAGCCCCGGCGGACCGCCGTAGGCACCGAGCCGGTCCGCCCGCAGGGCGTCGACGAGGTAGATCACGAAGCTCGGCTCCGGGGCAGCGCCGGCGGCTGCCGCAGGCGCCGCGAGCCGAGGCGGTTCGGGCGCAGGCAACCCGCCGTGCACGCCGGCTGCGCCGATTCGCACCGCGGCGGCGGAGTCGCCTGCGGCGCCGAGCACCGCGCGCAGCGTGACGCGGCAAGGCACCACCGAGAGACCGGCGGCACGCAGCGGACGTTCACGCCGCCCGCGCCGCGAGCGCTCGAGGCCGCCGAAGCTCGCGGGCTCGCCTTCACACTCGGCGTCCGCTTCGAGTCGCGCTCCGCCGCGCTCCTCGACGCCGGAGACGACGAGGCTCGTGCCCCCCTGCGCCTCGAGCCAGAAGTCGATCCCGCAGCCGGCAGGGAGCTCGAGCGCGCCTCCCGGCGCAGCCGGCGCGAGAGGCGCCGTGGAGCCGCGGGCGCCGTCGAACCGGAACCCGTCCCACGCCGGACCGTAGAGCTGACCGTAGCGACCGGTCGGGACGACGACCGGATAGGTGAACACCAGGCGGTTCCGCCCGGGCCGCGCCAGGCCCTCGGGGACCTCCACTTCGACCGACTGCGGCGCGGCTCCGAGGCGGACCCGCGGCAGAGCGACGTTGTTCAGGGAAAGGTCGACGTCCTGCCCTTCGGGCAGCCGCGGATGCGCCCAGCCGCGCATCCGGATGCGGAAGGCGCGCGCGTCGGCGCGGCGAAGGGTGAGCTCGGAGCGCTCACCCG contains these protein-coding regions:
- a CDS encoding sulfatase; amino-acid sequence: MLLGGCRAAPEDGPQGGSQLDLLALLPEAEPWCETAELDLGTAAPEPALIGGWGAPSREVDTYLWGAGERSELTLRRADARAFRIRMRGWAHPRLPEGQDVDLSLNNVALPRVRLGAAPQSVEVEVPEGLARPGRNRLVFTYPVVVPTGRYGQLYGPAWDGFRFDGARGSTAPLAPAAPGGALELPAGCGIDFWLEAQGGTSLVVSGVEERGGARLEADAECEGEPASFGGLERSRRGRRERPLRAAGLSVVPCRVTLRAVLGAAGDSAAAVRIGAAGVHGGLPAPEPPRLAAPAAAAGAAPEPSFVIYLVDALRADRLGAYGGPPGLTPALDRFAKRAVLFEQARAQSSWTRPAVASLFTGLAPPRHGATDVESRLPDEVVTLAERLRERGYRTGYVTANGNTTEAFGFGQGFDVFRWLHGRTETEKVRWRSVHAAAREFFDSLPAAMPFFLVLHTVETHAPYRPSPKHRARWAPAADRQLGERDTLVLLPGQGPGEAIVRQVGELYAAEVADADEGFADLLQLLAEADRRGRRAPASVLFLSDHGEELFDHGNVEHGRTLYEEQLRIPLLWSLPDGAGESGDAGGAPVPGAGRRVALPIDQIDIAPTLLELAGLPLTPELQGRSFAAFLRGGAPPAPRSSAAWLERLHFRQEAVASSGFKLIRDLQPPSVTAIASEELFDLAADPRERQPLGEAGALRLDSLRAQLRRWRVLTGAPLEAETAAIDDRLRRELQALGYIQ